A window of Rhizobium sp. BT04 genomic DNA:
CAACTCGACTTTACTTTCCCAGGGCATTTTGTAACCTGCATGGATGGGTGTCCGAGGACGCCCGATCCTCCCATGAGGGCAGCATGCGAGAACTTCATCCTGCTACGGGCCTGCGGCCGGCCACTGCGAGCCTCGTGCATTATCCCGGCATTCCCACCCTGCCGGAGGGAACCGAGCGCTACCGGGCAAAGGGCGGCGGATCGGTCGTCGTCCGCGTTGCGGCGGGCGACCGCGTGAGCGTCGTCGACAGCGAGGGCGGGCAGGTCTGCGAGATCTCTTTCCTCGATGAGAAGGGCCGTTTCCTGGCGGCCGGTCTTGGAGCGGCGTTCAGCAAATCTGCCGAGGGTTTAAAGGCCGTTCTTCAGACGGAAGATGAGAGTGCCGGGCGCACGCGCGCAGCCCTTCAACGGCGCGGCGCCGACCTTGCGGCAGCCGGAGCGCTGCGTCTCTTCGGGACCGGATCGACCCCGGGCACCCAGGCGGATTTCACCATTTCCATGAAAGGTCTGCTGATCGTCGCGGCACCCGCCGCCGCCATGTCGCCGGAGGCACAGGATACGGCGACGCCGATCGAGATCAGGATCAAGCGCAGCCTGCTGATCCGCGATTATGCCTCCGCCCTGCCGGAGCCGGCCGCCGATCCGGTCGAGGATATCCGCATCCGGGCGGCGACCGCCGCAGCCTATTTCGTGCGTGCCGGCGAATTCATCCAGATCATCGACGTTTATGGACGCCAGTGCACCGATTTCCAGGCCTTTGCCGCCCGCAAGGTCGACAAGGGCCTCGATCTTGCGCTTGATTCCACCGTCACCCGCACGCTGCTCGGCCGCAGCTATCCGATGCCGGGCCTGCCCTCCAAGGCCTTCGACCGGGATTTCGAGCCGCTGGTCGAGGTCGTCCAGGATACGGTCGGGCGCCACGACGCTTTTGCGACCGCCTGCAATGCGCGCTATTACGACGACATGGGTTATCCCGGCCATATCAACTGCACGGACAATTTCAACGCGGCGCTGGCGCCTTACGGCATTGCCGGCCGCAAGGGCTGGGAAGCGCTGAACTATTTCTACAACACCAGTATCGACCACAACAACCAGCTCTATCTCGACGAGCCCTGGTCGCGTCCCGGCGATTATGTGCTGATGCGGGCGCTGACCGATCTCGTCTGCGTCTCCTCGTCCTGCCCCGACGATATCGACGCGGCGAACGGCTGGGATCCGACGGATATCCACGTCCGCACCTTTTCCGGAAAAGAGAAATTCTCACGAGCGGTAGCCTATCGCATGACCCCAGATGCCGACGCTGAACTGACGCGCGAAACCGCCTTTCATCCCCGCCTCTCCGCGCTGACGCGGGATTACGCCGAATATCGCGGCTACTGGCTGCCGAACCGTTTTTCCAGCGAAGGACCGGTCGAGGAATATTGGGCCTGCCGCGAGCGCGCCGCCGTTATCGATCTCTCGCCCTTGCGCAAGTTCGAGGTGACGGGGCCGGATGCCGAGGAACTCTTGCAATATTGCCTGACCCGCGACGTGCGCAAACTCTCGACCGGCCAGGTCGTCTATTCCGCCATGTGCTACGAAAACGGCGGCATGATCGATGACGGCACGCTGTTCCGGCTCGGCGACACGAACTTCCGCTGGATCGGCGGCGATGATTTCAGCGGCATATGGCTGCGTCAGCAGGCCGAGAAAAAGGGCTTCAAGGCCTGGGTGCGCTCCTCGACCGATCAGCTGCACAATATCGCCCTGCAGGGCCCGAAGAGCCGCGATATCCTGAAGGAGATCATCTGGACGGCGCCCCGCCAGCCTGCGATCGGCGAACTCGAATGGTTCCGCTTCACCGTCGGCCGCATCGGCGGCTTCGAGGGCGCCCCGGTCGTTGTCTCGCGCACCGGTTACACCGGCGAGCTCGGCTACGAGATCTTCTGTCACCCGAAGGATGCGCTGACGGTATTCGATGCCGTCTGGGAGGCAGGGCAGCCGCACGGGTTGACGCCGATGGGGCTGGAGGCGCTCGATATGGTCCGCATCGAGGCCGGGCTGATCTTTGCCCATCACGAATTCACCGACCAGACCGACCCGTTCGAAGCCGGCATCGGCTTCACCGTGCCGCTGAAATCCAAGCAGGACGATTTCATCGGCCGCGAAGCGCTGCTCCGGCGCAAGGAGCATCCGCGTCATCTGCTCGTCGGGCTCGACCTCAAGGCCAATGAGGCCGTCGGCCATGGTGATTGCGTCCATATTGGCCGAGCCCAGGTCGGCGTCGTCACCAGCGCCACGCGTTCACCGATCCTCGGCAAGACGATCGCGCTCGCCCGCATCGACGTCACGCATGCAAGCCCCGGCACCGAGGTCGAGATCGGCAAGCTCGATGGCCACCAGAAGCGACTGCCGGCGACGATCGTGCCGCTTTCCCATTACGACCCGCAGAAGACGCGGCCGCGCTCATAATGCCTCCTTTGCCGGCAATTGGCTTCTCGGCATGCAAAGCGGTCGGTATGCAACCTGATGGTGATCTCGCACTCCTGAAAAACTAAAAGTTGACAAATTCGACGTGGATGACTATATCCCGGTTGTCGATATTGCTTGTTTGACTTTTGTTATCGCACGCTGGCAACGTGCCCTGGACGAACTTCCCTCTTCAAAATCGAGATCATCATCCGCCGTGCTTGCGCACGTGCGGTCTGTCAATTGCTATGAAAGGGTTTGTTATGACCACTGGCACAGTTAAATGGTTCAATTCCACCAAGGGCTTCGGCTTCATTCAGCCTGATGACGGCGGCGCTGACGCCTTCGTCCACATCTCTGCCGTCGAACGCGCTGGAATGCGTGAAATCGTCGAAGGCCAGAAGATCGGCTACGAGCTTGAGCGCGATAACAAGTCGGGCAAGATGTCCGCTTGCAATCTCCAGGCTGCCTGAACTGAAATCTGCTTTCCTTTGACCGCGGATGTACCGGCACTGCCGAAAGCATGATACTATCAAGGTCAGGCAATTTGCCTGGCCTTTTTGCTGCGTTCGCTGAGCGACGTATGAACTCCAGGACGAATATGACAGAGTCACATAGCAAATCACGCAAGCAGGCGGAGATTGCGTTTGGAAATGCGCAATCGCAGTTCCTTGCGCGAAGCCGGACGGTCGAAGAAATCGATCCGACGGTGCGGGCCCGCGAGGAAAAGACCTTGCGGTTACGCGAAGCCCGTGAGGCCAAGGAATTGCAGGATCGCTTGACAGCGGCTACTGCTCTTGCCGCGAAGCGAAAAAACAAAATCTGACCTTCGGGTCGTCAAACAGTCAGGAAACAGATTTGAAACACGCCAGAAACAACGAGCTTTCCGATCGTCGCAGCGCCGCTGCCGAAGCCAAGGCCGCTCTCCTCAATGCGTATCGTACCGCCAAGGATACGGCCGAACCCACCCGGCTCGCAAAGCAGGCGGAGCGCCAGGCCATTGCCGCGGCCAGGGAAGAACGGCGTGCCGCGCGGGAACAGGCAAAGCTTGAGGAACTGGAGCGGGCTCGATCCGCGGAAGCGGAACGTCAGGCTGCCGCCGAGGTCGCGGAACGGGCCGAGATCGAGGCCCGCGAAGCGGCCGACAAAGACCGGATCGCGCGCGTGATCGCCGATGAAGCCGCCCGAAAGGCCGCACGCGATCTGCGTTACGCCAATCGAAAAGCCAGAAAGTCGTGATACCAAGCGCTGCCTGTCACGACAGGCAGCGCCGTCTTTCAAGCAGCCTGTACGGCTGCATTCAGCGGAATTTCGACATCGATCTCCAGGGTCGAGACAAATTCGTTGCGGTCGATCGTTACCTGCACCTTGTCGTGGTCGAGTTCGACATGCTTTGCGATGACTGCAAGGATTTCCTCGCGCAGCAGCGAGACCAGGTCAGACCCCGCCGAGGAGCGCTCGTGAGCAAGCAGCACCTGCAGGCGCTCGCGGGCCGCCGGTGCGGTTCTCTGCTTGTTGAACAGACGCAATATATTCATGCTGCCCTCCGTCCGAAGATCTTGCCGAAAATGTTCCGCTTTTCCTCTGGGATCGCGATCGGCAGAACCTCGCCGGCGAGCCGGCGGGCGGCATCGAAATAGGCCATCGCGGCCGGGCTTTTGCTTTCCGCCAGCGTGACCGGCGCACCGATATTGGAGGCGCGCAGGACATCCATGCTCTCAGGCACGATGCCCAGCAGCGGGATGGACAAGATCTCCAGGACGTCGTCGACCTTCAGCATGTCGCCGCGTTCGGCGCGGTTGGCGTCGTAGCGGGTGAGCAGCAGATGCTTTTCCATCCGCTCGCCGCGTTCGGCTTTGGCGGTCTTGGCATCCAGCAGGCCGATGATGCGGTCGGAATCGCGCACCGACGAGACTTCCGGGTTGGTGACGACAACGGCAACGTCGGCATGGCGCATGGCGAGCGTCGCGCCGCGTTCGATCCCGGCGGGGCTGTCGCAGATGATCCAGTCGAAATAACGCTTCAGGTCGTTGATGACGCGCTCGACGCCTTCGGCGGTCAGATTGTCCTTGTCGCGTGTCTGCGAAGCCGGCAGCAGGAACAGGGTTTCCAGCCGCTTGTCGCGGATCAGCGCCTGGGGAAGCTTGGCGTCGCCCTGGATGACATTGATCAGGTCGTAGACGACCCGGCGCTCGGCGCCCATGACGAGGTCGAGATTGCGCAGGCCGACGTCGAAATCGACGACGACGACTTTTTCATTGCGTTGCGCCAGTGCCGCTCCCAATGCGGCGGTCGAGGTCGTCTTTCCGACCCCGCCCTTGCCTGACGTGACGACGATCACTTTCCCCATGTTTCTCTCCTTTGCCGTGGCCCTCTGCATAATTCCTTAAATCGGCATCGATTTAAGGAATTATGCAGTAATTCAAAGTGTTGCAGCATCCCCCGCGCATCTCGAAGAGACGCGCGGCGCTGTCGTCAGATCAGTTTTTCCGCCATGATCGCGTCGTCTTCGAGCCAGAGCTGAACAGCCTGTCCGCGAAGATTGGGGGCCATGTCTTCCGCCATTTTGTAGATGCCGTCGATGGCCACCAGCTCGGCCTCGAGCTTGCGGCAAAAGATCTGCGCCGATGCGTTGCCGATGGAGCCCGCCATGGCTCGGCCGCGCAGCGCGCCGTAAATATGGACCGATCCCCCCGCGATCACCTCGGCGCCGGAGGCGACCGATCCGATGATGGTGACGTCACCTTCCGGAAAGATCACCGATTGTCCCGAACGCACAGGTTCCCGGATGACGATCGATTGCATTGCCGGACGGGTCTCGGTGACTGCCGGTTTGCCGGGCGGATCGACAGGCTCCTTTGCCTGAACC
This region includes:
- a CDS encoding DUF1989 domain-containing protein; translated protein: MRELHPATGLRPATASLVHYPGIPTLPEGTERYRAKGGGSVVVRVAAGDRVSVVDSEGGQVCEISFLDEKGRFLAAGLGAAFSKSAEGLKAVLQTEDESAGRTRAALQRRGADLAAAGALRLFGTGSTPGTQADFTISMKGLLIVAAPAAAMSPEAQDTATPIEIRIKRSLLIRDYASALPEPAADPVEDIRIRAATAAAYFVRAGEFIQIIDVYGRQCTDFQAFAARKVDKGLDLALDSTVTRTLLGRSYPMPGLPSKAFDRDFEPLVEVVQDTVGRHDAFATACNARYYDDMGYPGHINCTDNFNAALAPYGIAGRKGWEALNYFYNTSIDHNNQLYLDEPWSRPGDYVLMRALTDLVCVSSSCPDDIDAANGWDPTDIHVRTFSGKEKFSRAVAYRMTPDADAELTRETAFHPRLSALTRDYAEYRGYWLPNRFSSEGPVEEYWACRERAAVIDLSPLRKFEVTGPDAEELLQYCLTRDVRKLSTGQVVYSAMCYENGGMIDDGTLFRLGDTNFRWIGGDDFSGIWLRQQAEKKGFKAWVRSSTDQLHNIALQGPKSRDILKEIIWTAPRQPAIGELEWFRFTVGRIGGFEGAPVVVSRTGYTGELGYEIFCHPKDALTVFDAVWEAGQPHGLTPMGLEALDMVRIEAGLIFAHHEFTDQTDPFEAGIGFTVPLKSKQDDFIGREALLRRKEHPRHLLVGLDLKANEAVGHGDCVHIGRAQVGVVTSATRSPILGKTIALARIDVTHASPGTEVEIGKLDGHQKRLPATIVPLSHYDPQKTRPRS
- a CDS encoding cold-shock protein translates to MTTGTVKWFNSTKGFGFIQPDDGGADAFVHISAVERAGMREIVEGQKIGYELERDNKSGKMSACNLQAA
- a CDS encoding DUF6481 family protein; its protein translation is MKHARNNELSDRRSAAAEAKAALLNAYRTAKDTAEPTRLAKQAERQAIAAAREERRAAREQAKLEELERARSAEAERQAAAEVAERAEIEAREAADKDRIARVIADEAARKAARDLRYANRKARKS
- the minE gene encoding cell division topological specificity factor MinE — translated: MNILRLFNKQRTAPAARERLQVLLAHERSSAGSDLVSLLREEILAVIAKHVELDHDKVQVTIDRNEFVSTLEIDVEIPLNAAVQAA
- the minD gene encoding septum site-determining protein MinD; amino-acid sequence: MGKVIVVTSGKGGVGKTTSTAALGAALAQRNEKVVVVDFDVGLRNLDLVMGAERRVVYDLINVIQGDAKLPQALIRDKRLETLFLLPASQTRDKDNLTAEGVERVINDLKRYFDWIICDSPAGIERGATLAMRHADVAVVVTNPEVSSVRDSDRIIGLLDAKTAKAERGERMEKHLLLTRYDANRAERGDMLKVDDVLEILSIPLLGIVPESMDVLRASNIGAPVTLAESKSPAAMAYFDAARRLAGEVLPIAIPEEKRNIFGKIFGRRAA
- the minC gene encoding septum site-determining protein MinC; this translates as MTKVLTDARSIRIKGRSFLAVMLSPDLPIDDWLIRLDDLAARSAGFFLGRPVVLDLTDLQIDKPQLKELIAELAKRNVSIMGIEGARPSILGSGMPPALKGGRSVSDIEVQAKEPVDPPGKPAVTETRPAMQSIVIREPVRSGQSVIFPEGDVTIIGSVASGAEVIAGGSVHIYGALRGRAMAGSIGNASAQIFCRKLEAELVAIDGIYKMAEDMAPNLRGQAVQLWLEDDAIMAEKLI